One genomic region from Vicia villosa cultivar HV-30 ecotype Madison, WI unplaced genomic scaffold, Vvil1.0 ctg.000790F_1_1, whole genome shotgun sequence encodes:
- the LOC131631206 gene encoding uncharacterized protein LOC131631206 produces MSFFVSLLYFHSSFFVSLPTIYPLHSLQNLHSTLVTTQHRRTLGVQSLVSLPPFPVQRLLTGRICDSSHQDEEHEANLNNVRVEQKHFQDPCLIKTGAICLDILKTAWSPAWTLQSVCRAIIALMAHPEPDSPLNCDSGNLLRLGDVRGYKACSNAKERLINF; encoded by the exons atgag CTTTTTCGTTTCACTTTTGTACTTCCATTCAAGTTTTTTCGTTTCCCTCCCTACAATATACCCACTCCATTCTCTGCAGAACTTACATTCAACTTTGGTAACCACACAACACAGAAGAACTTTAGGCGTTCAAAGCTTAGTCTCTCTTCCTCCTTTCCCTGTTCAACGTTTGTTAACCGGCAG AATATGCGATTCTTCACACCAAGATGAAGAACATGAAGCAAATCTTAATAATGTTAGGGTTGAACAGAAACATTTCCAAGACCCATGTTTAATAAAG ACAGGGGCGATTTGCCTAGATATCTTGAAAACTGCTTGGAGCCCTGCTTGGACTTTGCAGTCTGTCTGTAGGGCTATAATTGCTTTGATGGCACATCCAGAACCCGACAGCCCGCTGAATTGTGACTCAGGTAATCTTCTACGTTTAGGTGATGTTAGAGGGTACAAGGCTTGCAGCAATGCCAAAGAAAGGCTGATTAATTTCTGA